Genomic window (Ostrea edulis chromosome 9, xbOstEdul1.1, whole genome shotgun sequence):
CCACAAGTCTATCGAATGTAGGTATTTAGTATTAAACTGTGAATACAATAATGATATCTGTTCAATGAAAATTCGGATTTTGGAATTACCTGTAAACAGTTTCTTGTAGATGTGCAACCATAGATATAAGTTTTGCAGATTGGCAATCTCTATAATAAGAGCAAAATTATTTGGATAAGATCAGAATTACGTGTGCTTTATATACAGTACCTGGACATATTTTGGCATAGTGTTGTATTACAGACCTTACCTGTGACGGAGGGGGACGAGGAAGAAGAGGAGACAACTCTAGAGACACTCCTTAGTCGTGTGGGACTACAGGACAAGGTGTCCATGTTTGAAGAAGAACAGGTTGATCTGGATGCACTGGTTAGTCCTAGATGgataattctaaaaaaaaacaacaacaaaaacgtCACAGCATATTAGATAACAATTAGATGAATAGTTATCGTGCCCAAgatgaaatgtttatttttatgtgGATTTACTGTCATGTTTGAAACAAGAAATCAGAagaattgattttaattaattcTTTGTTACAGACAATGTGTACGGAAAGTGATCTAAAAGATTTAGGGCTTCCTATGGGACCAAGGAAAAAATTATTAGGAATTCTGAAGGAGGAGCAAGCTAAAAAGGTAACAGTCTTATGTTTAGATTTGTCTAAAATTAATTGGaaagttttcatttaaaaataaatcactgTGTTTTACTACTTTATCAAGTTTTATTGTTTGAcaggaaaaaagaaaacatgacAAAGACAGACGATCTAAAGAGACAGAGGAGAGGCGAATCAGGGAGCAGGTAGAGGCAGAACTGAGGGAGACTAAAGCTGTCCAGGACAAGTAAGAACCTTGTGACCTTCCTCAGTGTCTGTACAGAAAGATATGCAATGCCCATTACATCTATTTGAAAATTAGAATTCTTCAGTGAATTGAggtcaaacctcgttatctcaaactcgatgggtatgatatttttttttagatatccAAGGGTTTGGGATATTGATGTTAAAATACATCAATGAATTGTAGTTGGGACTTTCAACTATTTTTCTTAGATAATGTGAGCTTGAGTAgtgtttattgaattatatttcTAGGTCGCTTGTCCAGTCCAATTCCAGTGTGTCGGTGGAGTTTCTGTTAGGTCCAGCAGGGACAGGACAGCCCTCGGTGAGGTATCCGAAGCTGGATTTTAAACCCAATACCCTGTATGCTTTAGGTTCTCCCATTGGGATTTTTTTGTCTGCACGAGGTGTGGATAATATTGGGGAAGAATTCTCTCTTCCCACATGTCCCAGGGTATTCAACATCTTTCATCCAGTAAGTACTCATTCCATGTGTTCTGTATTTATGCTCTAAGTATTTCTTCATATCAGCTGGGACATTTTGTAGTTTATGTGAGATTTCGTaagcacatatacatgtagcaagaAGTACATAAAATTGTAAAGAAAAGAAAGGAATTGGTGTGATTATTCATGTTTCTTGTGAATTGCTGATCTACTGTCAATGAATGTTTGTCTACTCAATGTTCAGTACATGGAGAAATCTTTCTTTCAATGATAGTATCTTATACCAGGAAACTTTtacaattgttttattttctcctACTTTGCTCTCACCCTGAATGGGCGAATTCAGAAGTGGGCAAAATTTAAAATTACTTGTCACCGTAAAGTTGTAGTACGTGTAAATAGTTTAGGGAGAATATAAGAAgttgtagtacatgtaaatagttTAGGGAGAATATAAGAAGTTGTATTACGTGTAAATAGTTTAGGGAGAATATAAGAAGTTGTAGTATGTGTAAATAGTTTAGGGAGATTATAAGAAgttgtagtacatgtaaatagttTAGGGAGATTATAAGAAGTTGTAGTACGTGTAAATAGTTTAGGGAGATTATAAGAAgttttagtacatgtaaatagttTAGGGAGATTATAAGAAGTTGTAGTACGTGTAAATAGTTTAGGGAGATTATAAGAAGTTGTAGTGCGTGTAAATAGTTTAGGGAGATTATAAGAAGTTGTAGTGCGTGTAAATAGTTTAGGGAGATTATAAGAAGTTGTAGTGCGTGTAAATAGTTTAGGGAGATTATAAGAAGTTGTAGTACGTGTAAATAGTTTAGGGAGATTATAAGAAGTTGTAGTACGTGTAAATAGTTTAGGGGATTATAAGATGTATCAAATCAACTGTAAGATCTTATATGGCTAGAATTTAATACAGAATGCTTTGTTAGTGAGACTGAAATTAATTCTGTACCCAATTCTGCCTATAATGTGATTACTTAATTTTGTACCCTATTTAAATTCTAAGTGTAATGTGACTACGTAATTAAGGTTATATATACTTTCTTTTCCAGTTTGATCCTGTGGTAAGTAGATCTATTTTAGTATACTTAATATATTCCAATGGGAAATATGATTTCTCTGTCTGAAAAAATCATACTTGTAGAGATACAAATCATTGAGAAAATATGATGCTTAATGCACTTCATTGAATAAGACTGTTGTTTGCTTTCCAAGAAATCATTTATTATATCGCTTCCTGAGACATTGATTATTAAATTGTGACTGGAGATCTTGATTATTCCTACCAGAGACATTGACTATTGTCACTAGAGACATTGATTATTGTCACTGGAATCGATTATTGCTACTTACTAATTATACAGTGTcttaaattttgtaaacatcAGTACTTGTATTATaaagtcattttgaaaatactttgaaaatGAGTTGCAATGGATTTTCTTTTTACAGGCTTACAGATTGGAGCCTCTAGTCAACCCTTCAGCCTCTCATATAAAACCAGTGTTAATGCCCCACCACAAAGGCAGAAAAAGGCTTCATCTAGGTGTGCTTTATAAAATATAGATGGAAAAAAAGCTTTGaataacatgtacatttaattggTTTATGATATGTAGCAATGTATGcaatttttatgttttcatcACAGCATAAGCCACACCAAAAAGTAACAATTCTACTACtgtaaatcattttcatttcattttccaGTGAATTCCCTGGGATTTGTTCAATGATTTTCAACTGTATATTATACAAATACATTGATTTCTTTTGAAGAGTTAAAAGAAAGTTTGACGAGGGTTGGAGCTGATATTAAGCAGAAAATTATGGAGTCTCTGAAGAGCACATGGAACTCCATCAATGAGTTTGCCAAAGCTCATCGGAACCAGACCGAGTCCCTAGAAGAACATGTAGACAGTCAGATGTCATCGGTCATGCAGGACTTGGATGATGACCAGTCCTGTAAGATTTTAAACTAACTCAGATGATTTTTAATGTGTTACCTGGTTACTTAGGTTGCTTATGTTAAAACAGCAATCAGGAGAAATAATTCATTAGGACTGAATACAGAGAAACAAAACTGTGTGGATTGTTGCGATTACCTGCATTTTGTTATTATAAGAAGAACTCCTCTGTGTGCCTTTACTTTTTCAGAGAATGAATTGAATAATCAAGGACTTCCTAATATAATAATTGATCAAAGCAGGAAGCATAGTAAATGTATGagttactgtagattcctaaatatacgtgaggaaattattttaatgcaatttcgCGAGAAGTATCACCCGTGAAATAAAGTTattcacttttatttttatattgctatgATCCGTGTCaaaactcttgatcaacagacCATTCGCAAATTCATATTCTCGCTATGTGACGTCTACGAGTCATTTCGTGATATCAGGTAATctcgtaaaataaggaatctacagtatttatTTTGTAGAGAAGTGAATATTATTTAAAGTGGCATTGTACTTGCATCTCTTTGTATTTTTCCAACAGCGATAGCCTCCAGCCTGCAGGAGGATATTTACATGGGACAGTTAAATGAAGGCCAGAGGATCGATTATGTACTTCAGGAGAGACCCATTGAGAGCTTTAACGATTACTTATTCGCTCTGTCTAGTCATGGATGTTATTGGTAAGATCTAGTACATGTTGAATCAAGGTCAAGTTTGGAAGAGACTTTGTGAAGCAAGAAAACGCTTGAGAAATGAATTTTGTTTCTAAAAATACAtcacagggtttgacactaagtcacgtccgaccgaccgagtctactaagtgataggtccggtcgggtaaaatgtcgatttactagtccgaccggtcgtgttaaaaaaatagacaagaaactttactttaaaccgtaagatattttatttttaactaaaagaaaataactgtaaagagtttgcaagcaatcttgaaccgtgtgatggaataatctctatttttagttctaataaataagtcgcggtcggaagtgatgttttacgacatctactcgatgttcaTTTTAAACggtttatttgaattgactataataaagtgtttatcaagtgAATAAATTATGTCGTAAACAGCTATTTATCGGTGTGGACATATGTacgggaatgtctctatatttaaTACGACTTCTCGTCTTCAAGGAAAGACGTCCcaggagaaaaaagaaaaggttagGAAGAAATAAAGCAgggattttgaaatataaattaaataaaaagccggttgaggtcattttatactAAATAGACTCAAGAATATCcgtgccgggtagaatttaaagaaacagaaaacgtgtttaaaaatcaaatggaaTGACGAgacttaagatattttttagACAATTAATTACGTTttggttcaaacttaacgtttgtcatttaaatgaagtatttaaatatggagaaactatcagtttttttctggaaagttggtcagggctagtggatataaagtcaggtctagtaaaaatcatttgaagtagcctgactagtctagtgctcaaaagagtaaatgtcaaaccctgcatcAGGGTATGAAGTGCGACGTTTCTTGCTAGCATACAGTTCCTGAAGGGTGTTAGTGCTTGATGAAAAGTAATCCAGCATTGAGTGTTGCCGTCATAACCAAATGTATTTTAGTAATCCAGCATTGAGTGTTGCCGTCATAAccaaatgtattttcaaaaatgaaatcgatttttacattctactttcgtttCTGTCGGAATTTGCGGCTGTTAAATTAGAGGTACTATagttatcaagattcatacatgcatttttcACAACTtcatcacattcatgaggagatgactatcattacaacttgtaaaaatattaaaggcaaaaacattggagaTGTAAATAAATAGTAATAAGGACCTTACTATCAGACTAACTCATtatgctagatcatgtgtaatacatgtacattaaagggtagttacatgtacatgtagatatgcacAAATCCATGAATTGGTGGAATAATAGCACATGGTATGCTAACAAGACAGTCACGTTGTCAATACTCTGCTTGTTTTGATCTCGCTTTTTGAAGTATGTTGGCATGAGATATCAAAAGTTCATCTTctcatggtgtttcaaaatgataattatacccctcgcaacaagttgtggggggggtatactggaatcaggttgtccgtctgtccgtctgtagacacaatggtttccggactctaaagcattatcctttccacctaccgtcaccatatcatacatatggactacccatgggatgaagatgttccctatcgattttggggtcaaaaggtcaaaggtgaagcgcactggacatcgaagtagcaatatggtttccgggctctaaagcgttatcctttccacctacagtcaccatatcatacatatggactacccatgggatgaagatgttccctatcgattttggggtcaaaaggtcaaaggtcaagtgcactggatatcgaagtagcaatatggtttccgggctctaaagcgttatcctttccacctacagccaccatatcatacatatggactacccatgggatgaagatgttccctattgattttggggtcaaaaggtcaaaggtcatgcgcactggacatcgaagtagcaatacggtttccgggctctaaagcgttatcctttccacctacagtcaccatatcatacatatggactacccatgggatgaagatgttccctatcgattttggggtcaaaaggtcaaaggtcacgcgcactggacatcgaagtagcaatatggttcggtttgtcatgccatttgttttttacactcagaaaagaggtagtttatacctattaccaacaccctttgggagattggggtaagcggggggtattcttagtgagcattgctcacagtacctcttgttaattttATAAATTACATTCTGCTATCGGAATTtacagctgttaaaatagacgtactttATGTATAAAGCTCCACAGGTGTATTGTTATtactgcatcgcattcatgaggaaatggttctcattacaatttgtaaaaatatcaaagacaaaaacataggaaatgtaaattttattctGTATCCAGCATTTTCCATCCCAGAATCATACAATGTGATAGAAATACAGTATGTGTAGTTACTATGTAGttgtgaaatttgaatttttatgtCGACTTGCGCCATTACCAGTTTACATTTTCTGTTAGTGGTGTATCATTGTTGTCATCTTACAATGATGGAAATATGCTTCATTTGCGTTTTCCTATTAGACATGAATATGAAAATTGTCACGAAATTATAAAAATCAGTCATATTTTGGGAAGCTATTGTTTAAAAATTGCAATTAAAGACAATAGTATGTTTTGACTCAATCTCTCAGTCAATTGTAATTTCattgcacatgtatgtatttgACAGGGAATCAGAAGACACAGTATTATTGGTTTTGAAGGAGCTTTACTCCCCTCAAGGAATAACCCCTCAGATGCCAGGTCCTGATGGAACGGTCAAACTGTACAACGCGGCAGCTTCTCCACCCCGGGGACCAGCACCACCCCCAATGGCACAGTACTCCCCTCCATCAAATCAGCCAATGGGAGTCCCCCTGATGACACCCCCTTCAAATGGACCCCCTCCAATGAGGACGCCAAACATGATGCCCCCTATGGGCCACATGCCATCTCCCCACATGACCCAAGGTATGACCTCAGGTCCTCCTCCCCCATCATCTAACGTTGGTCCCCCTCCTCTCGCCGGCTTTGTTAAGCCCCTCCAAAAGTAGAACAAAGGATTGAACACAAAACATCATCTGACtcattgatttaattttaaaCTGTTACAAATAACAAACTATGTTCAGAAGCTGCAATATGTGGAGGATGTTTCtgatttatcttattttcatgttttgatgTTATACAAAGTATGCAGGGTTTTCCCCCCAATACCATAATGTGTGTAAGTAATTCAAGTcttatttatttccaaatttcaGCTTGACATGTTAACATGCATTTAAAATGTCTGTATTAGAAATTTGACAACTTTAGATCTGCATCTTTGTGAAAAGAGATTCATTATAAAAACAAtgttgtttattttgaaaaaaaagttcaaaatagttgtacatgttttaaatttgtaaatatatagttacatctttttaaattataagaaatacaagatgtaaatatgaaaattgaatgtggaatttattttattgtttttatgtaaatactgtaaaaaaagaaaagatagataaataaatggTGCTGAAAGTATATGAATTGACTTTCATTAGACTCACAGTTAAAATCTATTTATTTACTGAAGTTTCCTATTTATTCATATGAAAGTTACTGAAGCATGAATTCTATATCATTTCATGTGCtacattaattatttattgatgtGTTGCCAGTTTCCAGTTTCAGATAAGTATTCACAAATCAGTAGACAATGTTAATCTTGCAAGTAAAAGTAAGGCAATCAACATGAATGTTGCAGAGCAGTATATATAACATGGataatgtacactgtatgtgaTAAAAACACTTCACAACCGTCTCCTTGGAAtttctggtacatgtattgaaagCATCATGGGAAAAGACAGACAAAAATAATGTAATAGTTCTACAATAGTTCTACACAGTAGTGGAATTCTACcatgatatacattgtacatgaaaTTATAGTGGAGAAAAAGTCCATATTAAAATTGACCAGAGATCTGTATAAATTAGAAAAGGATTACCAACATATTGTCTACTGTCActatttgttaaaatatatagAATACAGGTATAAAATTGTATACTGTATGACATTGAGTAGTACCCTAAACAAAATTCCATTAGGCTGTATATCTGAGATGGTGTGTAGTGACTGTTGTTCTGTTGACACTAGGCCGGCTTAGCACGGTCTGTTGACGCTACGCCAACTTAGCACGGTCTGTTGATGCTGGGCCGGCTTAGCACGGTCTGTTGATGCTAGGCCGGCTGGTGCTTGGCTGGTTGTCCTCTTCCTCTATGGAGTTATTTGGAACAGCCCTGTAGGGGACCGTGGACAGGTGATGAACATAGATCAGGAAACAGAACTCCAGAAGTGCCATCAGGACTGCCAGGGACAAAATTAGTATGGAGTAGGGAACAGACACGACCAGCGTGGGATCAGCCGATAGACTTATACTGCTGTGGCCAAACAGACCAATGATGATGAGATTCAAAATGACTGCAAATGAAAGGCACTGTTAAGTAAATAAAGACAAGACTTTttgggggttgtttttttttgccaAATTAAATGAAATCATGTTTTGGGGATCtactattatatattttaaatcatatttctgtaaatacagtatatagatgtgtGTCTTACAAATGATGAATATAAGGATGCCTAGTTTGAGATTGTCCCACCACGTGGTCAGAGTCCTATTTCCCGCCAAATCTCCCAAAACGATGATAGCACACAGGATACAGAGGATCATGTCCACAGACACTAACAGCAGGGTAGTCTCCGGCATAGCTATGGCAGAAATTAGGACCAGTAAACATGTTTacacattcaaaaatgatactAAAGCTTATAAAATCATTACTTGATACACTGACTGTGCAACATTGATTTTGTGGGATATGACATAGCTTGTGGAAGTATAATTGATCTTGAGAAAAGTTCCATGAAATGGGTGACATTTTGGATAATGAAGGTAATGTGGATTGTTTGATTTTTCCTCTTACCGTTGGTTTTTttaatgtattcatacacgtCTGGCTGACCGATTCCGTGGGCCCCACATGTCGTGTTCTTGGCACCACACACTATCCAGTAGTAGATACTAACAGACACACTCAACTGAAAAGGACAGGTTTAATGAAGATAGTTATGTGACACTCAAGGACTGGGATcgccattatacatgtatggaaaaaaaaaaaacttctttaaatattacaaataataatatttattttgattaccATTTGAACAGACTATGCACATCTGCTCAAACATCACGGGTTGAAAGAGGTCGTTATTTGGACAGAGATCAGAGGCTTTGTGATACATGTTCTTTAGGCATCAATgaggatgaaaaacattttcttttatagTGTTCAAAATATGTCACATGTAAAGAGcatatatgttaaatattatacaaaagcattgtagtAGACTAACTTATAAGAAGAATGAAGACAATTTCACTGTGAAGACATTAAAGTCTTTTCTGCTAGCTATATGTAGctaaatagatatatagaaaGAAGTTAAAGGGAGCTAGAGAGTATTCACatttgtatgttatatgcatatatttttaaacacaCAATGCCTctgtaattttcatttcttgttcatttcatattttaattgtatttaaATTGATGCATTTAAAAGTTTTCCTGCTTTGCATTTTAAATGTAGTACATGCTCTCTCCTCAATGTTCAGCAATTAAATTGTATTTGTCCTTGTAAAATACTGTACTAACATCCTGTGTATATTTACCAtgtccagcacaatctctatatttaccatgtccagcacaatctctatatttaccttgtccagcacaatctctatatttaccttgtccagcacaatctctatatttaccttgtccagcacaatctctatatttagctgtacatatatacatatagctGGATTCAGCTAGTTTAGACTGAATTTCTTAATTGCAGAGGTATAGCCAAAATGTTGCGTAatgatttttaaacatatttatacTTTGAACTGCCAACAACAGTTCTAATTAGAGAAGAAAAGAGAATTTATATTGTGTTGTTAACTGTCCACTACCCTGTGTGCGTTGAAGCATAGATTAATATTATGGCTTTACATTACGGAATCCATTATTCTTTTGATCCTCATCGACTTTTATTCTATGCGGAAGAGTGGATAACTGTTGCTTAACAACTTAATAATCCTAATtaacatttgacaattttgaatccaTATTCTTCCTAAGGGACAAAAATTAAGagatttttgtttacaatgtgttgtatgGAGTACAAGGTTGGAGTATTTTTCACTCGGTGAAATTCAATTGCTATActtttaaatcaatttatttcaaatagctcgatatacaaatgtacaatgtatagttTTATTAGCTATATGTATAGCTTAATAAAGCTATATAGCTAAATGcagagattgtgctggacctGTTTACCCAGTTTATCACCATGCACTTTGTAGGTGTATGAAGGTTATTTGTGATGTCTAAAGGGCCCTAGACTTTACTCTGTTCAGACAGAAACGTTTTTACATCGTACAGTGACACAAATGTTA
Coding sequences:
- the LOC125658416 gene encoding uncharacterized protein LOC125658416; the protein is MPEEAAALSGATMQNWMVGSIVGTMVTIVLVIFTPGWLVFSDINADLSVSVSIYYWIVCGAKNTTCGAHGIGQPDVYEYIKKTNAMPETTLLLVSVDMILCILCAIIVLGDLAGNRTLTTWWDNLKLGILIFIIFILNLIIIGLFGHSSISLSADPTLVVSVPYSILILSLAVLMALLEFCFLIYVHHLSTVPYRAVPNNSIEEEDNQPSTSRPSINRPC